One window of the Benincasa hispida cultivar B227 chromosome 3, ASM972705v1, whole genome shotgun sequence genome contains the following:
- the LOC120073856 gene encoding putative serine/threonine-protein kinase yields the protein MKFRHLLSTCCYSPSPTAMENSRHDRQDNESFRVYSYNELKSATNGFNGANKVGEGGFGTVYKGRLRDGRKIAVKVLSIEVESMRGEREFIAELTSLSNIRHENLVELKGCYVDGSNRYLVYDYMENNSLAYALQGVRENRMRLSWQARKEILIGVACGLAYLHEEVEPHIVHRDIKSSNILLDHNFTPKVADFGLAKLLRDNHSHVSTRVAGTIGYLAPEYAVSGHLTRKSDVYSFGVLLLEIVSGRATVDFDLEHGEHHLVEKVWEHYKTNELVKLIDPVLDIDFREEEAVRFMKIGLLCVQENTMKRPRMSLALSMLMKETNLNDHNISQPGHIIDFMDIKMGKGNSSTSIFSKVSTANSL from the exons ATGAAGTTCCGCCATCTTCTTTCTACTTGTTGTTACTCTCCATCGCCGACAGCCATGGAAAATAGCCGCCATG ATAGACAAGACAATGAGAGTTTTCGTGTGTACTCTTACAACGAGCTTAAATCAGCCACCAATGGATTTAATGGAGCGAATAAAGTTGGAGAGGGTGGATTCGGTACTGTTTACAAG GGTCGGCTTCGAGATGGCAGGAAGATTGCTGTGAAGGTGCTTTCTATTGAGGTAGAATCCATGAGAGGAGAAAGGGAATTCATTGCTGAGTTAACTTCACTTTCTAACATTAGACATGAAAATCTGGTTGAGCTTAAAGGGTGTTATGTTGATGGAAGTAACAGATATTTGGTCTATGATTACATGGAAAACAACAGCCTTGCATATGCTCTTCAGG GTGTGAGGGAAAATAGAATGAGACTTAGTTGGCAAGCCAGAAAGGAAATTTTGATTGGAGTAGCTTGCGGGCTTGCCTATCTTCATGAGGAGGTTGAGCCGCATATAGTTCATAGAGATATAAAATCCAGCAATATACTACTCGACCATAATTTTACACCTAAAGTTGCGGATTTTGGATTGGCTAAGTTGTTGAGAGACAACCATTCTCATGTTAGTACTCGTGTTGCTGGCACAAT aGGATATCTTGCTCCAGAATATGCTGTGAGCGGGCATTTGACGCGAAAATCGGATGTCTATAGCTTCGGAGTGTTGTTGTTGGAGATTGTTAGTGGAAGAGCAACAGTTGATTTTGATTTGGAACATGGTGAACACCATTTGGTTGAAAAG GTATGGGAACATTACAAGACAAATGAGCTAGTAAAATTGATTGATCCCGTGCTTGACATAGACTTCCGCGAAGAAGAGGCTGTTCGATTTATGAAGATTGGTCTACTTTGTGTGCAAGAAAACACAATGAAACGACCACGAATGTCTCTTGCTTTAAGCATGTTGATGAAGGAGACCAACCTTAATGATCATAATATTTCACAACCTGGACATATTATTGACTTCATGGACATTAAAATGGGTAAAGGAAACTCGTCAACCAGCATTTTCTCCAAGGTTTCCACAGCAAATAGCTTGTAA
- the LOC120073855 gene encoding serine/threonine-protein kinase-like protein CCR1 isoform X2 has protein sequence MAALSGGEGFLCGILANTSHAYCWGSINPGTDLVPLVFRTTAYSHIAAGRSHVCAIRGSYYSDNDSGPVDCWDISRDLMNNTLSSKQSSLFYNQSIASLVFKRVVSGEGFSCAELRDGGILCWGPNSTNLDVSNVSENFIVLAAGKDALCGISEVTGGVKCWGNADSFVGLPTTAGYVTLTAGEQHFCGIRWDTHEVDCWGSLNSSSIPKNTGFMAIASSDHSICGIREDNLVLDCWFSHSLEAPPGYDPPLELCSPGLCAAGPCREGEFSFNASILNEPDLKSLCVRKDLNICFRCGVNCSDGFFLSSPCTLNSDRICTACSLCQNSSCWDICGVQSSPETKQKHWHQWRSILVIVGASVAGLVLILLGWCLHPRVIASKKDGSNKQHKSELETGTETDSCAPLAPLCPGIAQIFRLSELKDATNGFKEFNELGRGRYGFVYKAVLADGQQVAVKRANAATIIHTNSRDFEMELDILCKIRHCNIVNLLGYCSEMGERLLVYEYMPHGTLYDHLHGGLSPLNWTLRLKIAMQAARGLEYLHKELVPPVVHQNVKTSNILLDSHWGARIADFGLITSNDDDVSGDLTSDVYDFGIVLLEIISGRKAYDRDYTPSSIVEWAVPSIKQGKAAAIIDRYTALPRNVEPLLKLADIAELAVRGNPSERPTISDIASWLEQIVKDGLIL, from the coding sequence ATGGCTGCTCTCTCAGGCGGCGAGGGATTTCTCTGCGGTATTTTAGCTAACACTTCACACGCTTACTGTTGGGGTTCGATAAATCCAGGTACAGATCTCGTCCCATTGGTTTTTCGTACCACTGCTTATTCTCATATTGCCGCGGGAAGAAGCCATGTTTGTGCAATTAGAGGATCCTATTATTCTGATAACGATTCGGGTCCTGTGGATTGTTGGGATATCTCAAGAGATTTAATGAATAATACTCTGAGCTCTAAACAGAGCTCTCTGTTCTATAATCAATCAATTGCCAGCCTTGTTTTCAAAAGGGTTGTTTCCGGCGAAGGATTTAGTTGTGCCGAGCTTCGAGATGGAGGAATTCTTTGCTGGGGACCCAACTCCACCAATCTCGACGTTTCAAATGTTTCTGAAAATTTCATAGTTCTTGCCGCCGGAAAAGATGCTCTTTGTGGAATCTCAGAAGTCACTGGCGGAGTTAAATGCTGGGGAAACGCCGATTCATTTGTCGGCCTTCCAACAACCGCTGGATACGTGACGTTGACCGCCGGCGAACAGCATTTCTGTGGCATCCGATGGGATACTCACGAAGTGGACTGTTGGGGTAGCTTGAACTCATCTTCAATTCCTAAGAACACAGGATTTATGGCGATTGCTTCATCAGACCATTCAATCTGTGGCATTAGAGAAGATAATCTGGTTCTTGATTGTTGGTTTTCACATTCTCTTGAAGCTCCTCCTGGTTATGATCCTCCTTTGGAGCTTTGTAGTCCAGGGCTTTGCGCTGCAGGCCCTTGCCGTGAAGGAGAATTCTCTTTCAACGCCAGCATTTTGAATGAACCAGATTTGAAGAGTTTGTGTGTGAGGAAAGATCTGAACATTTGTTTTCGTTGTGGAGTGAATTGCTCTGATGGGTTCTTCTTATCAAGCCCTTGTACTTTGAATTCTGATAGGATTTGTACTGCTTGTTCTCTTTGCCAGAACAGTTCTTGTTGGGATATCTGTGGAGTTCAATCATCTCCCGAAACCAAGCAGAAGCATTGGCATCAGTGGCGTAGTATACTGGTAATAGTTGGTGCTTCTGTTGCTGGATTAGTACTGATTCTACTAGGTTGGTGTCTTCATCCTCGTGTTATCGCTTCGAAGAAAGACGGGAGCAATAAACAGCATAAGTCTGAGTTAGAAACTGGTACTGAAACTGATTCTTGTGCTCCATTAGCTCCTCTTTGTCCTGGAATTGCTCAGATTTTTCGGCTTTCAGAGTTGAAAGATGCCACAAACGGATTCAAAGAGTTTAACGAGCTTGGCAGGGGGAGATATGGCTTTGTTTACAAGGCTGTGTTAGCTGATGGGCAACAAGTTGCAGTGAAGAGAGCAAATGCTGCTACCATTATTCACACCAACAGTAGGGACTTTGAAATGGAGTTGGATATCCTTTGTAAGATAAGGCATTGTAATATTGTGAATCTGTTAGGTTACTGTTCTGAGATGGGAGAGAGGCTTCTTGTTTATGAATACATGCCCCACGGCACACTCTACGATCATCTCCACGGCGGTCTTTCTCCATTGAATTGGACACTGAGACTGAAAATAGCGATGCAGGCGGCGAGGGGACTCGAGTACCTACACAAGGAACTTGTGCCTCCTGTTGTCCATCAAAACgtcaaaacttcaaacattCTTTTGGATTCCCATTGGGGAGCTAGGATTGCAGATTTCGGGCTTATTACATCGAACGATGATGACGTTAGCGGGGATTTGACGAGCGATGTTTATGACTTTGGTATTGTGCTGCTTGAGATTATCAGTGGAAGGAAAGCTTACGACAGAGATTACACACCTTCAAGCATAGTTGAATGGGCAGTGCCTTCGATCAAGCAAGGTAAGGCTGCTGCCATAATAGATAGATACACTGCTCTACCAAGAAACGTCGAGCCTCTACTTAAACTTGCTGATATAGCCGAACTGGCTGTACGAGGAAATCCCAGCGAACGACCAACGATCTCAGATATTGCATCTTGGTTAGAGCAAATTGTTAAAGATGGATTAATCTTGTAA
- the LOC120073855 gene encoding serine/threonine-protein kinase-like protein CCR1 isoform X1, with protein sequence MGIDYTLFKSCKLLLPLCVFFNLFFVFASGFGSMAPISAAFGSDGFFCAIDASGKQEVICWGKNSSSLSPSSSSSTSIFSVDIPAMAALSGGEGFLCGILANTSHAYCWGSINPGTDLVPLVFRTTAYSHIAAGRSHVCAIRGSYYSDNDSGPVDCWDISRDLMNNTLSSKQSSLFYNQSIASLVFKRVVSGEGFSCAELRDGGILCWGPNSTNLDVSNVSENFIVLAAGKDALCGISEVTGGVKCWGNADSFVGLPTTAGYVTLTAGEQHFCGIRWDTHEVDCWGSLNSSSIPKNTGFMAIASSDHSICGIREDNLVLDCWFSHSLEAPPGYDPPLELCSPGLCAAGPCREGEFSFNASILNEPDLKSLCVRKDLNICFRCGVNCSDGFFLSSPCTLNSDRICTACSLCQNSSCWDICGVQSSPETKQKHWHQWRSILVIVGASVAGLVLILLGWCLHPRVIASKKDGSNKQHKSELETGTETDSCAPLAPLCPGIAQIFRLSELKDATNGFKEFNELGRGRYGFVYKAVLADGQQVAVKRANAATIIHTNSRDFEMELDILCKIRHCNIVNLLGYCSEMGERLLVYEYMPHGTLYDHLHGGLSPLNWTLRLKIAMQAARGLEYLHKELVPPVVHQNVKTSNILLDSHWGARIADFGLITSNDDDVSGDLTSDVYDFGIVLLEIISGRKAYDRDYTPSSIVEWAVPSIKQGKAAAIIDRYTALPRNVEPLLKLADIAELAVRGNPSERPTISDIASWLEQIVKDGLIL encoded by the coding sequence ATGGGAATCGATTATACCCTTTTCAAATCTTGTAAATTGCTGCTACCcctttgtgttttttttaatctcttctTTGTTTTCGCATCTGGGTTTGGATCAATGGCGCCTATTTCAGCTGCATTTGGCTCTGATGGATTCTTCTGTGCCATTGATGCCAGTGGGAAACAGGAAGTTATTTGTTGGGGCAAAAATAGTTCGTCTCTTTCaccatcttcctcttcttctaccTCCATCTTCTCCGTCGACATTCCGGCAATGGCTGCTCTCTCAGGCGGCGAGGGATTTCTCTGCGGTATTTTAGCTAACACTTCACACGCTTACTGTTGGGGTTCGATAAATCCAGGTACAGATCTCGTCCCATTGGTTTTTCGTACCACTGCTTATTCTCATATTGCCGCGGGAAGAAGCCATGTTTGTGCAATTAGAGGATCCTATTATTCTGATAACGATTCGGGTCCTGTGGATTGTTGGGATATCTCAAGAGATTTAATGAATAATACTCTGAGCTCTAAACAGAGCTCTCTGTTCTATAATCAATCAATTGCCAGCCTTGTTTTCAAAAGGGTTGTTTCCGGCGAAGGATTTAGTTGTGCCGAGCTTCGAGATGGAGGAATTCTTTGCTGGGGACCCAACTCCACCAATCTCGACGTTTCAAATGTTTCTGAAAATTTCATAGTTCTTGCCGCCGGAAAAGATGCTCTTTGTGGAATCTCAGAAGTCACTGGCGGAGTTAAATGCTGGGGAAACGCCGATTCATTTGTCGGCCTTCCAACAACCGCTGGATACGTGACGTTGACCGCCGGCGAACAGCATTTCTGTGGCATCCGATGGGATACTCACGAAGTGGACTGTTGGGGTAGCTTGAACTCATCTTCAATTCCTAAGAACACAGGATTTATGGCGATTGCTTCATCAGACCATTCAATCTGTGGCATTAGAGAAGATAATCTGGTTCTTGATTGTTGGTTTTCACATTCTCTTGAAGCTCCTCCTGGTTATGATCCTCCTTTGGAGCTTTGTAGTCCAGGGCTTTGCGCTGCAGGCCCTTGCCGTGAAGGAGAATTCTCTTTCAACGCCAGCATTTTGAATGAACCAGATTTGAAGAGTTTGTGTGTGAGGAAAGATCTGAACATTTGTTTTCGTTGTGGAGTGAATTGCTCTGATGGGTTCTTCTTATCAAGCCCTTGTACTTTGAATTCTGATAGGATTTGTACTGCTTGTTCTCTTTGCCAGAACAGTTCTTGTTGGGATATCTGTGGAGTTCAATCATCTCCCGAAACCAAGCAGAAGCATTGGCATCAGTGGCGTAGTATACTGGTAATAGTTGGTGCTTCTGTTGCTGGATTAGTACTGATTCTACTAGGTTGGTGTCTTCATCCTCGTGTTATCGCTTCGAAGAAAGACGGGAGCAATAAACAGCATAAGTCTGAGTTAGAAACTGGTACTGAAACTGATTCTTGTGCTCCATTAGCTCCTCTTTGTCCTGGAATTGCTCAGATTTTTCGGCTTTCAGAGTTGAAAGATGCCACAAACGGATTCAAAGAGTTTAACGAGCTTGGCAGGGGGAGATATGGCTTTGTTTACAAGGCTGTGTTAGCTGATGGGCAACAAGTTGCAGTGAAGAGAGCAAATGCTGCTACCATTATTCACACCAACAGTAGGGACTTTGAAATGGAGTTGGATATCCTTTGTAAGATAAGGCATTGTAATATTGTGAATCTGTTAGGTTACTGTTCTGAGATGGGAGAGAGGCTTCTTGTTTATGAATACATGCCCCACGGCACACTCTACGATCATCTCCACGGCGGTCTTTCTCCATTGAATTGGACACTGAGACTGAAAATAGCGATGCAGGCGGCGAGGGGACTCGAGTACCTACACAAGGAACTTGTGCCTCCTGTTGTCCATCAAAACgtcaaaacttcaaacattCTTTTGGATTCCCATTGGGGAGCTAGGATTGCAGATTTCGGGCTTATTACATCGAACGATGATGACGTTAGCGGGGATTTGACGAGCGATGTTTATGACTTTGGTATTGTGCTGCTTGAGATTATCAGTGGAAGGAAAGCTTACGACAGAGATTACACACCTTCAAGCATAGTTGAATGGGCAGTGCCTTCGATCAAGCAAGGTAAGGCTGCTGCCATAATAGATAGATACACTGCTCTACCAAGAAACGTCGAGCCTCTACTTAAACTTGCTGATATAGCCGAACTGGCTGTACGAGGAAATCCCAGCGAACGACCAACGATCTCAGATATTGCATCTTGGTTAGAGCAAATTGTTAAAGATGGATTAATCTTGTAA